The following are encoded together in the Rhineura floridana isolate rRhiFlo1 chromosome 21, rRhiFlo1.hap2, whole genome shotgun sequence genome:
- the SDF2 gene encoding stromal cell-derived factor 2, which translates to MRPRDALPSSLCPRALKAVLLGRASGLPQERGRREKMTAAAVAAALLWGTVAAATTAGGGEESSGVVTCGSVVKLLNPRHGVRLHSHDVRYGSGSGQQSVTGVTTVDDSNSYWRVRGKTSTVCERGTPVKCGQSIRLTHINTGRNLHSHHFTSPLSGNQEVSAFGEDGEGDFLDDWTVLCSGSYWDRDSEVRFKHSSTEVLLSVTGEQYGRPIHGQREVHGMSYSSQDSYWKAMEGIFMKPSEFLKAQLYHAEL; encoded by the exons ATGCGCCCGCGCGACGCTCTGCCCTCCTCTCTGTGCCCGCGCGCGCTAAAGGCGGTGCTTCTGGGGCGAGCTTCCGGTTTGCCTCAGGAAcgaggaaggagggagaaaatgacggcggcggcggtggcggcggcgctGCTTTGGGGTACCGTGGCGGCGGCGACGACGGCAGGCGGCGGCGAGGAGTCGTCGGGGGTGGTGACGTGCGGCTCGGTGGTGAAGCTGCTCAACCCTCGCCACGGCGTCCGCCTCCACTCGCACGACGTCCGATACGGCTCCG GCAGCGGCCAGCAGTCAGTGACAGGAGTCACGACGGTCGACGACAGCAACAGTTACTGGCGGGTTCGGGGCAAGACGTCCACGGTGTGCGAAAGGGGCACTCCTGTGAAGTGCGGCCAGTCCATCAGGCTGACTCACATCAACACAGGCCGCAATCTGCACAGCCATCACTTCACCTCACCCCTCTCGGGCAACCAG GAGGTCAGTGCCTTTGGGGAGGATGGCGAGGGGGACTTCCTCGATGACTGGACCGTCCTGTGCAGTGGCAGTTACTGGGACCGGGACAGCGAAGTGCGCTTCAAGCACTCCTCCACAGAGGTGCTCCTCTCGGTGACTGGCGAACAGTATGGGCGGCCTATTCACGGCCAGAGGGAGGTCCACGGCATGTCTTACTCCAGCCAGGACAGCTACTGGAAGGCCATGGAAGGGATCTTCATGAAGCCTTCCGAGTTTCTGAAGGCGCAGCTCTACCACGCTGAGCTATGA